The region CATCACTGCACCTCTATCCATAGATGTGATTACGCCGCTATCAATGTAATCACAGCAGAGTAGACCAATCGTTGCCGAGCAACACAATGACCAATTACGGCAGACCCCTGTGCGGCTGACGTAGAAAACCAGTACGTGCTTTCCGTTGCCCCGGTGATCCAACCTAGCGGCAAGACAGTGGTCTCCCAGCAACGTAGTGTAAATGTccagttatatttttattccagGTAGTATTAGAGAGCATCagagaaatgaatgaaacatcAGTTAGTTAAATACAAAGACTGGGACTGCACTAGCTGACCCAATACTAGCAACATAGCACGGGCGATTTACAGGTAAGTTACAGCTCTACTTAACAATCTGCGACAGGATAATACGGGCTAAAGTTAGCGATATCGTAGCTAGGCTAACAGCGGTGTTGGTATTAGCTACAATTGCATAACTACATTTGGCTTATTTAGAGTGCAAAGATATTGTGAACTTTTTGTAGGAAGACCACGGAAAGCACTGTTTATGTCGCATTGAAATGATTGAAGTAGTTAACTTTCAAACAGCTAACGGTTAGCAGTGGCTTGCTAGCGACTATCTTAACAGATTAAATAGCTGTTAGCGTGTAGTAAATGCGACCAAATCTGGGTAGAGCCACCAAACACCTATGTGTGTAGATAATGCtcttatattctttttttaattactaatATAATCATAATTACATATAGATTTAATACAATTGTGTGCTAAATGTTAGTTTGATGTTCATAGAAAATAAAGTGGTTGCTATTTAAAATTCCTTGTACATTCATTATTAATCAAAGCTTTATTTTGCTCTGCATGATATGTTTTGTGAAAGATTCTTAGCACCATGAACATATTTTCTGAATGGGTCAGCTAATATGAGGGATATGGACTACTGAACGTAACAGTACCAGAGATTTCTCGTTTTTTAGTTAATTTCTATTCCACATTGATCTTTGCTCTGTTTTAGGATACACTGGGCTTTTCTAAACGTAAAGGAGGCTGTAGTTttccttaaaacattttagctagCATCCAGATCAGTGTGATgcatctttttttgcacttgcACAGTACATGTTAATTTTAGTCAGAGCTGGTTGCAGGTGTCATTGATTGTAATATCAAAATTAGACAACTTCCATTCTTAAAGTGTGACTGGATGAATGTAGTCGTCGAGTAGCCGTAATGAATGGAAAGGCcctatattaattaattttggtAGTTGAATAGGACTCTTATAAAGTAGTGAATATAATATGCTATAATATTAGTAGCCAAGGATCCACGTTCTTCAAAGCATTAATATATTTAGCCTGTTGGATGGACGTTACCCACCTACATCTTATTTAAATCTCATTGTTTGAGATACTAAAGGTCACAAGAGGGGAAGGCGCATAATGgtagctgaaaacaaaaaagagaagagaaaaatatgagTTCATTAAAACTCATATCATCATTGCAGCTGGGAAAGTGTGATCAACTTGTGTCtattacagatttcttttctgttccttACCTCTtcttatttgtaattttaacctactgacttttaattttttttttcattgaaggCTCACAGCCGATGGTTGCTTGCTAGCCAATGGGACTATTTGACAAGTTGGTCGGATGGCTGGGCTTAAAGAAGGAGGTGAATGTTCTCTGCCTGGGCCTGGACAACAGTGGCAAAACCACCATCATCAACAAACTCAAGCCTTCCAATGTAAGTTAATGATCTAGTGAAATGTGTGCACTTGTTGTATTTAATACAGCTCGCACAGACATATGCTGTGCatgttctttttgtgttttaaatgtgctgtCCTGTAGTTATGTTGATCTGCTGTTGGACAACATTATTTACAATGGaattaagtaaaaaacaaaaatcctttcttacatgacaataaaatgaacattgccTGTGTGAGCCTGCCTTTGAGCCATTCCTgaaagtctttttcttttaggcCCAGGTGCAAGACATTGTTCCAACAATTGGCTTCAGTATAGAGAAGTTCAAGACATCCAGGTAGATACTTAATGCCATatagtaaaaatgtaatgtgttattgttttaccaccttgttttaatttgaacatttcatcTAGTCATAGAATATTTGCTCCTTGTGATAACTTTTAGGTTTccaactttatttgttttattttttttctattctccAGTCTTTCATTTACCGTCTTTGATATGTCCGGTCAAGGCAGATACAGGAATCTTTGGGAACATTACTACAAGTGAGTGCACACATACAATCTTTTGCCTTTTTGGTGATTATACATGCATTTTATTCCCATTACTCTCTTCTCAGGGAAGGGCAGGCTATAATATTTGTCATTGATAGTGCAGACAAGCTAAGAATGGTTGTAGCCAAAGAAGAATTGGACACATTATTAAATCATCCCGGTAAGCTCTTTCTTATTTGTCTACACAGTTTTTTATATTGTTCTGTGTCTAAACCATGCAAATACAAATGCAGatttttggtttatattttataaaaagataCAAACATCAATGACTCCAAAcccattttatgtttctttgtatgtatgtgtgtgtggatggaAAACAAAGTATTCCACGAGTGAGAAACACAGTGAACCACTTTGCAGAACACATACTAAGCGATATTGTGTCAAATATTAAGCAATAGTGTCaaaatattgttcttttttattcagCATCACAACTGTGGGTTGTTTACACTTTACTCACCGTTTTGCTGCAGATATTAAACACAGGAGGATCCCCATCCTTTTCTTTGCTAACAAAATGGATGTCAGAGATGCTCTGTCTTCTGTCAAGGTCTCACAGCTGCTCTGTTTGGAGAACATCAAAGACAAGCCCTGGTACATCTGGTATGAACAGATTAAAACTCTTTGAAGTACTTGTCTCATAAACTGTACTCTACTAATAATAATCTAACATAACTATTAAACCACAGGACTGTAGTCATagatatttgtaacattttttgggatttcttaaaagtgtttttttttttttttctgcatggtTGGTAGAAATGCCTGGGTGGCTGCAGGTTTTTGCTTTTCAGAacaaatttgttgttttccagTGCCACTGATGCTATCAGAGGAGACGGTTTACAAGAAGGAGTCGACTGGCTGCAAGGTAAGAGACCTAATGTGCATAATTGAAGACTAAAATGCTGTAtgattgttttttccccctagATTAATATGAAGTTTACTTTACTATCTACTTTATTCTTACATGATTACTTTTTAGCCAATTTGAGACCAGAATAGCATTCAAAATCTAATAAAgtagcaaaaacacacatttggtCATATTccacgtttttgttttttgttttttagactttgttgaagttttaaaatatcgAATCTGATTTTACCCAGTGGCTAACGTTTGGCTGTGACAATGAGCGGGGAGTAAGGCCACGGCATATTTTCCAGCAATAAAGTGTCTTGTACATTTTTCTTGCTCCAACTTTAATTCCTCAAAATTTGAACGTTTGaccaataaaaactgaatggctttgttcacATCCTCTGTTGTCATTACCAAACTACAGTCacaactcctccttctgttttctTGATTGGTAAGGTTAAAACACAACCGGAGAAATCCaggtcaatgggagaaatcccagtgGATCACTGAAGGCAGATGATAATTAAGTAGAATTGCATAGAAAGGCAATGGTCAGGCTAATTAGGCTCCAAAGCTGAGGAAAAACTTCTCACAGCTGGTTTTCATACACAGAACAGAGTTAGAAAGTTTGggaagtgcttttatttatttggttaatTAATATACCAGACTGCCAATTTATTCGAAGCAGCTGTTGTAATATCAAATTAACCCACCGCTACTGTTATTGCCTATTTTCTAATGTAACTGCAGCTGTTCAGATTAGTTTCCTATCCACAGTAATActccagttttactttttccaaCCTAGTTAGAGTTCTGTTAAGAAATGGTTATAATATCAGGTTAAGTAGGTGGAGTGGTTGTGGGTTGAGGAAGAGATAAAACAATGAGACATTTAGTTCTAACCTGAATAACAGGGAGCAGTCATGTGAATGAGGATTATTACACCATTTTTGTCTTATCATTTATTGAAGTGTCTTTGTTTCTGCCATTTCCTCATTGCTATCTTGACCTATAGATATCTAAAATTTCAAGATGTCTTTATTTCTTAACAAGACAGAGTTATTTCTCCAAAGCATGTTCATAACAAATATGTTTCATTGTCCAAGAATGtccatgtctttttttctgttatgtttaATGCCCTCATTCAAATCCTCCCATAGATCAAATTATACAGTGAGTACTGGTTGCTTTTTAATACTACTTTTGTTGAATTGTATTTGTTTAGGATTTATAACTGGTTCCCTTTCCTATGTTGTTGTATCCTAAGTACATGAGTTTACATGAAGCAATGTATTTAAGCTAGAAACCTAATAGTATCAAACAATTTGATCTTAGTCTTCTTGGCTCTTGCTAATAGGAAATCCATGAAGGGATTGTGGTACCTGAAGAGTATCGTTACTGAAATGAATATTACTTAAACACATAGATATTATTTTATGCAGTACATTCAGCAATAGATTTAAATTAAACCCACCATGTAAACTCTTCATCCTGACCCATCTTTGTCCAGTTTTCCTTTGGTAATTCTGAGAATTCAAAGAAACAGCTGACTGTTATTAAAATACATATGTGTTACATTTTGCTGAATAAccattttcctccttttctagatcaaatcaaaacaatgaaaacatgagCGCATGAGGAGCAACCACCAGAATAACACCAGGAttcacagatatttttttaaataattgttttgctgtttttgaggCACCACTTGAAGCAGATGCTGTTTCTGATGATATATCagtgttaaaacaaacaaaaaaatgcaaatgtccAAAAGGCAAGTGGACCAGAGTTTCACTTGGTTAGAGAAGTGCACAAAAAGCAACAGGTGAACGTGGTAAATGCTTcctataaaatgtttaagattTGTTAAGATGCATTGTTGTTTGGGTAAATTTTACTTCATTGTAAAATTATTGGGaatcagaagaagaaagaggcaAAATGTGTTCAGATCCCTGCCTTTTTCAAAACTACATTGGCTGTTTTGTGCTTACACTAATAACAGGCATTTTGTCCTCACTTCACATAATTTAGAATGGAGCTCTGCTCAATTTTAAGCAAAGTTTCTCTACgataataaaccaaaaaataaataaaaaatgaaaaagaaattgtaacaAATTTAcctattttaaagaaaatataatacaTGTGTAATAATACCAATTGTAATGTGCCCTTTTAAATACAACATAGTTAGCTGTAATGGTCACATACAAATATTAAGTTGGTATATATACAGATGTGAAATAAGTAGGTGAAAACTGCAAATATAAGTCAAAATGAGTCTCTACAAAGCTAAATTCCAGCCACTGTTCTTTTTGGCTTGATTCCATTTCTACTGAACAAGATGTAATCATTCAAAAAGGCTGCTTTCAGTTCACTCTCAGTACTTCAATGAATCAAAGGCAGACCAGAAAGCATAAAATTACAGTCTATACAaaagatagttttttttgttgtttgtttttttaaggcttTGATCTTTTTATATAGACTGACCTAGAGCTTACCATAAAAGCAGCTTGTTTTGTCCATGTTAGCGTAGGCTACTTCAGCCCtgctttctaaaaatgttttctgtgtttttaagccttttttggTTAGAATTAATCAgtattggatggatggatggatggatggatggatggatgggtgggtgggtgggtgggtagAAAAGCTTAACAGCTAAGCTCATAGATTTAAAAGTGGCAGCTACAAAGGCTTTAGGTTGCAtttatttctgagaaataacCTGACTTTAATGCactaaattaaaatcaacacatttctttattttaatcatttatctATGCTCTGTCAAAGGTTTGTGAATTGTGGCTAAATAAGGTTTAGCAGCAAAagccaaacagaaacagaaacaactttttctatcatcatttttaatgttgcCCTCCTGCAACAACTCAGAAAGTAACTGTTCCAAAAGCAAGACTTTATTTAACTAATTACAGCTTGTGGTCTGTCAAAGATGTTTTCCTTAATGTGAATGACATGTAACTAAAATGGTGCAGATGGAGGTAGCTGTTTCAGTAACAATCATATCGAAGAGTTACTGAGgtatttgtaaaacataatgGTAGATGTGAAGTAGCTCGTACTTGTATAGCTAATAAAGTTCAGAGAACCCCAAAGCTCTTCACCCATCCTCACAGACATAGAACAAAACCTATTAACAAAACCTTGTCAATTTGTTTAGATAGTTAGGGAATATATGCTAAAAAGTCTGTGATATTTGTCAGGAAAGCATAgcaaaatatgttgtaatttatgttagttatttaaaatgttatatctGACCCTctgatgctgtttttgttgtgaaaaccTGGAGCATGTTAGTCTCATACATCAGCAggcaatgttttttcttcagcgCTTCATCTGTGAAACAACCAAATCAAGAAAACTCCTGCTTACTATAACAGTGGAAACCATGTGGATTTGGAATATTTCTGTGATTGTAAAATATCTTGACTTGCTGTGAGGAGTTTAGTCAGTATCTTGTAGAGATCTCAGATCATTTCTGAAGGTCAGCTGTCCTTgattaataatgttttatattttaaactgatATCATTTCTAGATTATTTGCTGAAACTGCATTTTTGCAAAGGCctgtttctattctattctattccattctgtgttttaattttcaaataataaatttcGTGGAAATCCAACATTTCTTCATGTTCAGGTGTAATGTTCATATATCAGATGTTATCCCAAATCTTGCGTCTCTTTCCGtctctcttccttccttttattcaggcttttttttttagagatctTGTGGAGCTGCCAGCAACAGCTGCTCATTAAACCTCCAGTCCTATGACTCCGAACAAATTATTTGGTTGAATGTAATCAGTGAAGTTACAGATGTTGAAAAGTTTTCTATGaacataatataattttttttgttttacaatagTTGTGCTCAGAAATGCACTAGGCATTTACATTATATCTAATGGGATTCTTAATATAAACAAATCACACGAATGCCAAAGCTAAGATTCagtgtttgatttaaaagtgCCTCCAGGTTCTGCATCAACCATCTGTCCAACAGGCAGTTAGCAGATTTTCCAGCTGTCTGctggatcttttattttttggcataAATATTTCCCAGAATCATTCAGCTCTCAAAAGTTGTcgcatttaattttattttgatccaAAAGCTGGTTTGTATGTAACGCATGTAATGTTAGTAAtagattttaaatatgtggCCATACAAAAGCATATAATGTAGTTTGCCAGTGCAGAATGTTTTATTACTGTGCGTATTAACTGCTAACTAGAAACATGAGTTAAGGCTTCATTTCAATAGTTTTGGAATTAGTGACAAACTTTACGAAAAGcttaatatttataaacatatagctcaaatctattttttatcatctacattaatatttttgttgtaaaagcTTTGATCTAAATGTCCATGTGTAATATAGATTTTAATTATGCATAAAAGCAATATGAAATATCAACATAGATGTCCTGTATCATCACTCCCACATACAGGgtgggccataagtttccatacatagaaaaaataaacattttatattggacaactgtttttatttttgtgggactcTGTGTAATCGCTGCACGTCTTGGACCACTTTGTGgttgatctgcaacatttccagttttctgaaacttggAAATAAGTTTTCCCACAGTGTCGTGTGTGATGCTCGTtcgttttctgttaaagtttcgtGCAACCATGCGACTGCTTCCCGATCCAGCCATCAgtataatttttattctttgctcttttgtcaaacgCATCTTCTTGggtatctgaaatataaaataaatatacatgttACATTCTCCTATGTATTTAAACTTATGGCCCACCCTGTATAACCTGTTCTACATATTTTGGTCTCTCTCCATGGTGCTGAATCGCTCTGTTTGACTTCTAAGACAGTCCTGCTCATTTGCCACCATTTACCATGACGAATAAGCATCTTCTCCAAGacagttttccttttctcctgttgctgtgtgtatgtgtgtaaggatttttaaaaagtcagattgtATCATTAAACCTCACTGCATGCTCGGGACCCTTCCTAATTGGATGCCTGCCAGTTTCGACAAGTCTTGTTCAGATAAACGGAGTGCAAGTTGAAGTGGCCATTAAGTAGACGCAGCTCAAAGATATATATCCTGAAGGGAAGAGGCAGACACACACTTAAGACTGGTCTAATTGCTTAAATGTGGGGAGTGTTTTATCCACGATTTCGTTTgatcacaggaaaaaaaaaagaagaaatagaaTTTTTCTCCTTGAGAAGGTGTTCGTAATTCCTGGCtatatgttttaataatatCATATTCATCCCTCCAGAGTTTCTTGATGGTGTGTTCTCAGCATCCTTCAGATGAACAAAGGAAAGCAAATAGTGTTACTGACTAACAGAAGGTAATCTGAACTGTGTTGCTTACGAGTTGTTTGCACTGAGTATAAAGAAGTAGCATCAGAAGcggacaaaacaaaaatccttcaCAAATTTGTAATTATTCGAAGCGTGATGCGACGCGTTTAACAACCTTCTTTTCGTGACCCATCcggtgagtaaaaaaaaaaaaaaaaaagagtgttaTAAGAGGGTAAAGGAATTTCGGCCCTCTTCCAGTAACATCAGCCGGGACATCGtgacgttttttgttttttttttcctggtgcTCATTAAGAGGGACGGGTGGTTTCTCTGACGCGTGTCTCGGTCCTCTGACGGCATCTGCCCCCTTTATAAGCCTCAGCAAGTCACCCGAGAGACCCCCACCGCCGC is a window of Xiphophorus maculatus strain JP 163 A chromosome 4, X_maculatus-5.0-male, whole genome shotgun sequence DNA encoding:
- the LOC102233419 gene encoding ADP-ribosylation factor-like protein 6, which gives rise to MGLFDKLVGWLGLKKEVNVLCLGLDNSGKTTIINKLKPSNAQVQDIVPTIGFSIEKFKTSSLSFTVFDMSGQGRYRNLWEHYYKEGQAIIFVIDSADKLRMVVAKEELDTLLNHPDIKHRRIPILFFANKMDVRDALSSVKVSQLLCLENIKDKPWYICATDAIRGDGLQEGVDWLQDQIKTMKT